The genome window TAAATTTAAAATTAGCTGTTTGTTTAATATTTTGAATTTTGGGATTATTATTTCTTATGGAAAAATCGCATCTGTGTTTTTCAATTGTCTTACTAACGGTTGCATATCCATGTCTTATTTAAAATTTAAGGGTCATGTCCAAATTAATGAAGATGGTAATATTAATGTCCTATGTCTCCTGTGGTTGTCATTCCGCACTTGATGCGGAATCCAGTATTTTGTACGTCTCTGGATTCCCGTTCCCCGATTACTACCTTCGGGGACAAGCTTCACGGGAATGACGAAATATAGGACATTTCTTATGCAGTTTTCAATAGTCGGAGAATTAAGAGGATTCAAGGGGTCAAGGGATAAATAAGTAATAAATCAAAATGCAAAATTCAAAATGCAAAATTAAGGAATTCCATTATTTTGATATTTGATTTTTGATTTTGCTTGAACCCTTTTTAGCAATTTTTTGGGAGAAGAACCAAATTTAAGTTTAAGGAGGGCGTTTATGAGTAAGAAGTATGACACACCGTTGTTGGATGAGCTGGAAAAAGGTCCGTGGCCGAGCTTTGTAAAAGAGATTAAGAAGGCCGCAAAAAAGAGTGAAAGAGCAGCAGATGAATTAGGCCAGGTTGAGAAGTCTTACAAAACAAAGAGAGGTTACTGGAAGCACGGTGGTATTGTTGGTGTCCTCGGCTACGGGAGCGGAGTTATCGGGAGATATTCTTCCCTGCCAGAAGAATTTCCCGGAGTGGCTCATTTCCATACCGTGAGAATAAACCAGCCCAGTGGTTGGTTCTACACAACAAAGGCGTTAAGAGAGATGTGCGATATGTGGGATAAATATGGTAGCGGGCTTACTAACATGCATGGCTCCACAGGTGACATGATACTTCTCGGCACGAATACAGAAAGTCTCGAGCCCATTTTTGCCGAGTTTTCATCCCGCGGATGGGATCTCGGCGGCTCTGGCTCTGCGATGAGGACTCCGAGCTGCTGTGTTGGTCCTGGCCGCTGTGAATGGGCGAATATAGATACCCTCGATATTAACTATGCCCTTACACAGGAATTTCAGGATGAACTTCACAGACCGTCATTCGCGTATAAATTTAAAATAAAGACCGCAGGTTGTGCTGTTGACTGTATCGCCGCAATTGCACGTGCTGATTTATCTATTATCGGGACATGGAAAGGCGATATAAAGATCGACCAGGCTGAAGTAAAGAACTATGCTAAAAATGGAATGGACATCAATGCCGAGATAGTTGATATGTGTCCAACAGGTTGCATGAGTTATGACGGTAAGAAACTAAAGATAGAAGATGAGGACTGTAACAGATGTATGCACTGTATAGCAAAGATGA of Nitrospirota bacterium contains these proteins:
- the dsrA gene encoding dissimilatory-type sulfite reductase subunit alpha, whose amino-acid sequence is MSKKYDTPLLDELEKGPWPSFVKEIKKAAKKSERAADELGQVEKSYKTKRGYWKHGGIVGVLGYGSGVIGRYSSLPEEFPGVAHFHTVRINQPSGWFYTTKALREMCDMWDKYGSGLTNMHGSTGDMILLGTNTESLEPIFAEFSSRGWDLGGSGSAMRTPSCCVGPGRCEWANIDTLDINYALTQEFQDELHRPSFAYKFKIKTAGCAVDCIAAIARADLSIIGTWKGDIKIDQAEVKNYAKNGMDINAEIVDMCPTGCMSYDGKKLKIEDEDCNRCMHCIAKMTKALRPGDERGATLLIGSKAPIVVGAMLSWVVVPFIKLEPPYQELKDLIRKILEWWDENGKARERIGEVIEHKGMRSFLEYVGLPPVPQMIKEPRRDPFFFWAEKDLK